One genomic segment of Chelonia mydas isolate rCheMyd1 chromosome 1, rCheMyd1.pri.v2, whole genome shotgun sequence includes these proteins:
- the CD47 gene encoding leukocyte surface antigen CD47 isoform X1, whose protein sequence is MWALGAWVLLGAVCAGSAQLQFNAIKSVEQTICNETVILPCIVTNLAQKNIEVMFVKWKLEKNEFFSFDGSKGKTARNKNFSSAVLESVQNLSLGSASLSISKTQAVPGNYSCEVTESNREGETVIELIYRIEPWFPQVESVFIILFLVCAILFYWIQLGVTVSKGTTFQEKIGLIIAGIIITVVAVVGFILLVLDGFEPKNQAGLGLIVLPAVILVPLQYFLLKIVFKNDLPPFAILVVVLELLGYLIAVIGFALCITACPPKNGAVVIAGLAIMALMAVVGLIYMIALGSCKKDQLPRKAVEEPLNDAKGVMLE, encoded by the exons gttCTGCCCAGTTGCAGTTCAATGCAATCAAGTCTGTTGAACAAACCATTTGTAATGAAACAGTCATCCTACCTTGCATAGTGACTAATCTAGCACAGAAGAATATTGAAGTCATGTTTGTTAAATGGAAACTAGAAAAAAACGAATTTTTCAGTTTTGACGGATCTAAAGGAAAGACCGCCAGAAACAAGAATTTTTCATCTGCTGTGTTAGAATCTGTACAAAATTTAAGTCTGGGCAGTGCCTCCTTGTCAATTTCAAAAACACAAGCAGTTCCAGGAAACTACAGTTGTGAAGTGACAGAATCGAATAGGGAAGGAGAAACTGTAATTGAACTTATATACCGTATAG AGCCGTGGTTCCCACAAGTAGAATCTGTTTTCATCATACTCTTCCTGGTCTGCGCTATTTTGTTTTATTGGATTCAGTTAGGCGTTACTG TATCAAAGGGAACTACATTTCAGGAGAAGATTGGCTTAATTATTGCAGGAATCATCATCacagttgttgctgttgttggttTTATCCTTTTAGTTCTAG ATGGGTTTGAGCCAAAGAATCAAGCTGGACTTGGCTTAATTGTACTCCCTGCTGTGATTTTAGTGCCACTTCAGTACTTTCTGCTTAAGATAG TTTTTAAGAATGATCTACCACCGTTCGCAATTCTTGTGGTAGTTCTGGAATTACTTGGTTATTTGATTGCTGTCATCGGCTTTGCCCTGTGCATCACAG CATGCCCTCCGAAAAATGGTGCTGTCGTGATTGCTGGGTTAGCCATTATGGCTCTTATGGCAGTTGTTGGCCTAATTTATATGATTGCTTTGG gtTCCTGCAAGAAAGATCAACTTCCAAGG aaagcTGTAGAAGAACCACTTAATG ATGCAAAAGGAGTGATGTTAGAATGA
- the CD47 gene encoding leukocyte surface antigen CD47 isoform X3 — protein sequence MWALGAWVLLGAVCAGSAQLQFNAIKSVEQTICNETVILPCIVTNLAQKNIEVMFVKWKLEKNEFFSFDGSKGKTARNKNFSSAVLESVQNLSLGSASLSISKTQAVPGNYSCEVTESNREGETVIELIYRIEPWFPQVESVFIILFLVCAILFYWIQLGVTVSKGTTFQEKIGLIIAGIIITVVAVVGFILLVLDGFEPKNQAGLGLIVLPAVILVPLQYFLLKIVFKNDLPPFAILVVVLELLGYLIAVIGFALCITACPPKNGAVVIAGLAIMALMAVVGLIYMIALGSCKKDQLPRGN from the exons gttCTGCCCAGTTGCAGTTCAATGCAATCAAGTCTGTTGAACAAACCATTTGTAATGAAACAGTCATCCTACCTTGCATAGTGACTAATCTAGCACAGAAGAATATTGAAGTCATGTTTGTTAAATGGAAACTAGAAAAAAACGAATTTTTCAGTTTTGACGGATCTAAAGGAAAGACCGCCAGAAACAAGAATTTTTCATCTGCTGTGTTAGAATCTGTACAAAATTTAAGTCTGGGCAGTGCCTCCTTGTCAATTTCAAAAACACAAGCAGTTCCAGGAAACTACAGTTGTGAAGTGACAGAATCGAATAGGGAAGGAGAAACTGTAATTGAACTTATATACCGTATAG AGCCGTGGTTCCCACAAGTAGAATCTGTTTTCATCATACTCTTCCTGGTCTGCGCTATTTTGTTTTATTGGATTCAGTTAGGCGTTACTG TATCAAAGGGAACTACATTTCAGGAGAAGATTGGCTTAATTATTGCAGGAATCATCATCacagttgttgctgttgttggttTTATCCTTTTAGTTCTAG ATGGGTTTGAGCCAAAGAATCAAGCTGGACTTGGCTTAATTGTACTCCCTGCTGTGATTTTAGTGCCACTTCAGTACTTTCTGCTTAAGATAG TTTTTAAGAATGATCTACCACCGTTCGCAATTCTTGTGGTAGTTCTGGAATTACTTGGTTATTTGATTGCTGTCATCGGCTTTGCCCTGTGCATCACAG CATGCCCTCCGAAAAATGGTGCTGTCGTGATTGCTGGGTTAGCCATTATGGCTCTTATGGCAGTTGTTGGCCTAATTTATATGATTGCTTTGG gtTCCTGCAAGAAAGATCAACTTCCAAGG GGTAACTAA
- the CD47 gene encoding leukocyte surface antigen CD47 isoform X4: protein MWALGAWVLLGAVCAGSAQLQFNAIKSVEQTICNETVILPCIVTNLAQKNIEVMFVKWKLEKNEFFSFDGSKGKTARNKNFSSAVLESVQNLSLGSASLSISKTQAVPGNYSCEVTESNREGETVIELIYRIEPWFPQVESVFIILFLVCAILFYWIQLGVTVSKGTTFQEKIGLIIAGIIITVVAVVGFILLVLVFKNDLPPFAILVVVLELLGYLIAVIGFALCITACPPKNGAVVIAGLAIMALMAVVGLIYMIALGSCKKDQLPRGN, encoded by the exons gttCTGCCCAGTTGCAGTTCAATGCAATCAAGTCTGTTGAACAAACCATTTGTAATGAAACAGTCATCCTACCTTGCATAGTGACTAATCTAGCACAGAAGAATATTGAAGTCATGTTTGTTAAATGGAAACTAGAAAAAAACGAATTTTTCAGTTTTGACGGATCTAAAGGAAAGACCGCCAGAAACAAGAATTTTTCATCTGCTGTGTTAGAATCTGTACAAAATTTAAGTCTGGGCAGTGCCTCCTTGTCAATTTCAAAAACACAAGCAGTTCCAGGAAACTACAGTTGTGAAGTGACAGAATCGAATAGGGAAGGAGAAACTGTAATTGAACTTATATACCGTATAG AGCCGTGGTTCCCACAAGTAGAATCTGTTTTCATCATACTCTTCCTGGTCTGCGCTATTTTGTTTTATTGGATTCAGTTAGGCGTTACTG TATCAAAGGGAACTACATTTCAGGAGAAGATTGGCTTAATTATTGCAGGAATCATCATCacagttgttgctgttgttggttTTATCCTTTTAGTTCTAG TTTTTAAGAATGATCTACCACCGTTCGCAATTCTTGTGGTAGTTCTGGAATTACTTGGTTATTTGATTGCTGTCATCGGCTTTGCCCTGTGCATCACAG CATGCCCTCCGAAAAATGGTGCTGTCGTGATTGCTGGGTTAGCCATTATGGCTCTTATGGCAGTTGTTGGCCTAATTTATATGATTGCTTTGG gtTCCTGCAAGAAAGATCAACTTCCAAGG GGTAACTAA
- the CD47 gene encoding leukocyte surface antigen CD47 isoform X2, with product MWALGAWVLLGAVCAGSAQLQFNAIKSVEQTICNETVILPCIVTNLAQKNIEVMFVKWKLEKNEFFSFDGSKGKTARNKNFSSAVLESVQNLSLGSASLSISKTQAVPGNYSCEVTESNREGETVIELIYRIEPWFPQVESVFIILFLVCAILFYWIQLGVTVSKGTTFQEKIGLIIAGIIITVVAVVGFILLVLDGFEPKNQAGLGLIVLPAVILVPLQYFLLKIVFKNDLPPFAILVVVLELLGYLIAVIGFALCITACPPKNGAVVIAGLAIMALMAVVGLIYMIALGSCKKDQLPRKAVEEPLNG from the exons gttCTGCCCAGTTGCAGTTCAATGCAATCAAGTCTGTTGAACAAACCATTTGTAATGAAACAGTCATCCTACCTTGCATAGTGACTAATCTAGCACAGAAGAATATTGAAGTCATGTTTGTTAAATGGAAACTAGAAAAAAACGAATTTTTCAGTTTTGACGGATCTAAAGGAAAGACCGCCAGAAACAAGAATTTTTCATCTGCTGTGTTAGAATCTGTACAAAATTTAAGTCTGGGCAGTGCCTCCTTGTCAATTTCAAAAACACAAGCAGTTCCAGGAAACTACAGTTGTGAAGTGACAGAATCGAATAGGGAAGGAGAAACTGTAATTGAACTTATATACCGTATAG AGCCGTGGTTCCCACAAGTAGAATCTGTTTTCATCATACTCTTCCTGGTCTGCGCTATTTTGTTTTATTGGATTCAGTTAGGCGTTACTG TATCAAAGGGAACTACATTTCAGGAGAAGATTGGCTTAATTATTGCAGGAATCATCATCacagttgttgctgttgttggttTTATCCTTTTAGTTCTAG ATGGGTTTGAGCCAAAGAATCAAGCTGGACTTGGCTTAATTGTACTCCCTGCTGTGATTTTAGTGCCACTTCAGTACTTTCTGCTTAAGATAG TTTTTAAGAATGATCTACCACCGTTCGCAATTCTTGTGGTAGTTCTGGAATTACTTGGTTATTTGATTGCTGTCATCGGCTTTGCCCTGTGCATCACAG CATGCCCTCCGAAAAATGGTGCTGTCGTGATTGCTGGGTTAGCCATTATGGCTCTTATGGCAGTTGTTGGCCTAATTTATATGATTGCTTTGG gtTCCTGCAAGAAAGATCAACTTCCAAGG aaagcTGTAGAAGAACCACTTAATG GGTAA